A genome region from Sceloporus undulatus isolate JIND9_A2432 ecotype Alabama chromosome 1, SceUnd_v1.1, whole genome shotgun sequence includes the following:
- the RAB20 gene encoding ras-related protein Rab-20 isoform X2, with translation MKPDGKVVLLGDMNVGKTSLLHRYMERRFADTVSTVGGAFYLKQWGAHNLSVWDTAVSGLPWWLGPVTTLDPTPVPVHEMEDMQEQQRTLQNMSSHKRQ, from the exons ATGAAGCCCGACGGGAAGGTGGTGCTGCTGGGGGACATGAACGTGGGCAAGACCTCGCTGCTCCACCGCTATATGGAGCGCCGCTTCGCCGATACCGTCAGCACCGTCGGCGGCGCCTTCTACCTCAAGCAGTGGGGCGCCCACAACCTCTCCGTCTGGGACACCGCAG TGTCTGGTCTTCCTTGGTGGCTGGGACCTGTGACCACTCTGGATCCAACTCCTGTTCCAGTtcatgaaatggaggacatgcaagaaCAACAGAGGACATTACAAAA CATGTCTTCTCATAAACGTCAGTGA
- the RAB20 gene encoding ras-related protein Rab-20 isoform X3, protein MKPDGKVVLLGDMNVGKTSLLHRYMERRFADTVSTVGGAFYLKQWGAHNLSVWDTAVSGLPWWLGPVTTLDPTPVPVHEMEDMQEQQRTLQKS, encoded by the exons ATGAAGCCCGACGGGAAGGTGGTGCTGCTGGGGGACATGAACGTGGGCAAGACCTCGCTGCTCCACCGCTATATGGAGCGCCGCTTCGCCGATACCGTCAGCACCGTCGGCGGCGCCTTCTACCTCAAGCAGTGGGGCGCCCACAACCTCTCCGTCTGGGACACCGCAG TGTCTGGTCTTCCTTGGTGGCTGGGACCTGTGACCACTCTGGATCCAACTCCTGTTCCAGTtcatgaaatggaggacatgcaagaaCAACAGAGGACATTACAAAA